The Legionella lansingensis DNA window ACCAGATATCACGGGTTGTCATGCTTCGTGTAGGTAATTGCCATTGTCGATATAATTCGGGATCATCTACACAGACGGTAAAACCCTCTTGAATGGTTTTGTCATAGACTGTTTTTAAACGCGGAGTTTCACAGGGTTTATCTAAGTAGTAGGACGAATTACTCTGCCAGTTTTTCAAAATCGCATGGATGGCAAGAGCAATTGCGATGTCTGCTTGCACACACTCTTGCGAATCAAGAATACGGATTTCAATAGCGCCATAATCGAATTTTGGGATAGCTGCTCTTGAATTCAGCCATTCATATTGCAAGATACCTTGTGGATCAAAAGGACTGATCGCTTTATACATTGGCGCTAAAATGTTTTGTCGATACTCCTCTTCGCTGCGAATAAATTCAGGGATAATCTCGCCACTAATCGATGGGATTGCTTGCTGATTTTTGCCATAAAAATATAGGCGTGAATCCTTTAACCCAGTTTTTTTGCCGTTCAAAAAAGGTGTACTCGCTGCCAAAGCAGGTAATAAAGGCAAAATTAAGCGGATAGCATTATGTAGGTGACTAAATTCTTCATCATTGGCAAAAGGTAAATTAACATGCATGCTCTGTAAATTTGCCCAACCATGTCCCTGGCAATTAAAAATTTTATCGTATTGAAGATAAATTTCGCGGTTGCCATGAGGCCAACGCTTTGTTTCTTGCAAAGGGTCCATCCATGGATGGGCTCCTGTGGGGAGTAATTGTAGGTTTTGCTGCACAAGAAGAGGTTGCAATTGCTCTATCGTTTTTTGAAATTGCTCTGCTATGGCTCTTGAAGGTGGTTTGGGGCCATTGTTTTTTAATTCCAGCACGTGCATGACCAATTCATTGCTAATTGCAATATCATCCAATACCACTTCATTAACAAGTGCTCCGGCCAACGTTTCCAAAAGCTCGTCACTTCGAGGCTGGACATGCAGGCTATCGCGGTCAACGAGCATGTATTCAATTTCGATGCCTAGAACAGAAAAAATAGGATAATTAGACATAACCATGTTTCCTGCGAATACGCTGTAAAAAAACCCCCATGATATGTTGATAGAGCGATTCGCCCATAATTTTATCTTCTGTGCCAGAGTCAATATTCGGGTTATCGTTTACTTCAATGACATAATGTTTGTCGCCCTGACTTTTAATGTCCACGCCATACAAGCCATCACCAATCAGTCGCGTGCATTTTAAAGCGGTTTTAATGATAGCTTCCGGAACCTCATGAATGGGAACCGTTTCATGAGCGCCTTCACGTTGATCTTTCCTGGCACCCCAATTGTATATTTGCCAATGATCTTGAGCCATATAATAACGGCAAGCAAAAATAGGTTTATTATCTAAAATGCCAATTCGCCAATCGTATTCAGTTGGGATAAAGGGTTGGATTAAAACTAAATCAGAAATTTTAAAAAATTGACTTAATGATTTCTGTAACGCTTTTGCATCATCGAGTTTAATCACTCCATGAGAGAAAGCACTATCAGGCCGTTTTAAAACGCAAGGAAATTCAATCTTCGGGATTTCTTTGTCGAATTTGCTGATAAAGATGGTTTCCGGGGTTAAGATTTGATGGCTGCGCATCAATTCAGCCAAGTATACTTTATTACTGCATTTTATAATGGATTGTGGATCATCAATGACCACTAAATTTTCTTGCGCCGCACGTCTTGCCATGCGGTAGGTGTAATGATTGACAGCGGTGGTGGCGCGAATAAATAAAGCGTCATACTCAGCGAGTGATTTAGTATCACTTTTTTCGATAAAGTCAACGTTTAAGCCCATTGCCTCCCCAGTTTCAGCAAAAGTATCTAAGGCTTTTTTATTCGAGGGAGCATTCTGTTCGCTGGGATCAATCAAAATAGCTAAGTCATGATAGCGCTGTTTTTTACGCCATTGATGGAAACGTTTTTTAGAGAGGTAGCTTTCCGCAGCTTGACGCATGAAAGTCAGATGGTGTTCAGGAATCTCGGCTAGTGATAACACTTGTAATGTTTTTATCCGCCACTGTTTCTTTTTCTCCAGAGTAAAGCGCATAAGAGGTAAAGGAAATAAGCCATGCAATTTTTTGGCTAGATTGGCGTGACACTTGGCCATGTTTTGACCAAAATAGAGGCTCAAAATAAATTCTTCGCCTTTAATCTCATTTAAGCTATGCTGAATTTCCTCATCCACATCCTGAGAGATAAACTTGGACAACTCTGCGTTTAACGCGTCTTGGATGCTGTGAACGGATGGTATGGCTTTATGATCTCGAGCATGAGCTAATAGGGAGACATAGTAGCCAATGGTTTGATGGTTATAGGATTGACAGAGATTGATTACCCGGATGGATTTACTTTGGTAGTAATTTTCGTTCGACAAGTATTCTGAAGCTTGTACTATGCTTGCTAGAGGATTCAAGAACTCCCACCCTGACGGATCATCCGTTACAATTAGTGTTTCCATTTAGCACTCTTTAGGTTGAATTATTATCAAATTGGCATCATAAGTTAAAACGCCGACCATGATGGCATTAATTAAGCGGTTGCTGCTGACTTTGTAATAGTTGTCTCCTGAAATAGGATTCTCCCGATGAGGGTCTGCAACAACGACTAACCTTTTCTTGTCATCGTAACCGCATAAAACCACAAAATGACCACAAGGGGTCCCGCGAATATCATCATAAATTGATTCACCGTTGATAAATCGTTCACGTGAACTTCGGTAGAGATAAGTCGCGCTCAAGCCAGTTAAGATGGGAATCTTTTGTAAGAAATAATCCTTAAGTAGTTGCACACTGAGTGTGCGGAAACGGAGTTCCCCTCCTAGAGAGAGGTATTCAAGATAAGCTTTACTTGCTTGCAGAATACCTTTCGTTCTTTTATGTTTCATTTGGGCAATTAATTTGATTCTTAATAAATGTTGACAAGCTTTTTCTTGCTCAAAATCAAACCATGTAGGATCAAAAATATTAAGATTATTGATATAAATAGTTACCTTAAAACCATGAAGAAGGGCATGTTTACCTAACATAGGAGCCAACGTTCCACCGGAAAGGGAACGTTCCACATTTTTAATTACCTCCCCTAGATCGAGATTCAAACCATAATAGCGATAAATAGCATGTAAACTAGTTGGGCCACAGGTTTCGTCATCAGGTTGCGTATGTATTGTGAGATCGATCATAATGGCCAGGTTGGT harbors:
- a CDS encoding cysteine peptidase family C39 domain-containing protein; amino-acid sequence: MIDLTIHTQPDDETCGPTSLHAIYRYYGLNLDLGEVIKNVERSLSGGTLAPMLGKHALLHGFKVTIYINNLNIFDPTWFDFEQEKACQHLLRIKLIAQMKHKRTKGILQASKAYLEYLSLGGELRFRTLSVQLLKDYFLQKIPILTGLSATYLYRSSRERFINGESIYDDIRGTPCGHFVVLCGYDDKKRLVVVADPHRENPISGDNYYKVSSNRLINAIMVGVLTYDANLIIIQPKEC
- a CDS encoding RimK family protein — translated: METLIVTDDPSGWEFLNPLASIVQASEYLSNENYYQSKSIRVINLCQSYNHQTIGYYVSLLAHARDHKAIPSVHSIQDALNAELSKFISQDVDEEIQHSLNEIKGEEFILSLYFGQNMAKCHANLAKKLHGLFPLPLMRFTLEKKKQWRIKTLQVLSLAEIPEHHLTFMRQAAESYLSKKRFHQWRKKQRYHDLAILIDPSEQNAPSNKKALDTFAETGEAMGLNVDFIEKSDTKSLAEYDALFIRATTAVNHYTYRMARRAAQENLVVIDDPQSIIKCSNKVYLAELMRSHQILTPETIFISKFDKEIPKIEFPCVLKRPDSAFSHGVIKLDDAKALQKSLSQFFKISDLVLIQPFIPTEYDWRIGILDNKPIFACRYYMAQDHWQIYNWGARKDQREGAHETVPIHEVPEAIIKTALKCTRLIGDGLYGVDIKSQGDKHYVIEVNDNPNIDSGTEDKIMGESLYQHIMGVFLQRIRRKHGYV
- a CDS encoding glutamate-cysteine ligase family protein, encoding MSNYPIFSVLGIEIEYMLVDRDSLHVQPRSDELLETLAGALVNEVVLDDIAISNELVMHVLELKNNGPKPPSRAIAEQFQKTIEQLQPLLVQQNLQLLPTGAHPWMDPLQETKRWPHGNREIYLQYDKIFNCQGHGWANLQSMHVNLPFANDEEFSHLHNAIRLILPLLPALAASTPFLNGKKTGLKDSRLYFYGKNQQAIPSISGEIIPEFIRSEEEYRQNILAPMYKAISPFDPQGILQYEWLNSRAAIPKFDYGAIEIRILDSQECVQADIAIALAIHAILKNWQSNSSYYLDKPCETPRLKTVYDKTIQEGFTVCVDDPELYRQWQLPTRSMTTRDIWSHLIERISPELDYGSQQTLEFILSQGNLSERLLYACGAEISQQTLTRLYRQLSHCLLTNQLFKAT